Proteins from a single region of Butyrivibrio fibrisolvens:
- a CDS encoding cobyrinate a,c-diamide synthase — MKDFKTFPRFLMCATSSGSGKTLITCAMLRILIRRGFLPAAYKCGPDYIDPMFHSKVLGIPSRNLDVFLMGSDGVKKALSRGSNDRNIGVMEGVMGFYDGMSATSDEGSSYDICRITKTPAILVVNCKGMSRSIVPLVKGFCDYDKAGTIGGIILNNISPMVAESIKIEIEKETKVPVIGMLPKLKDVSLESRHLGLIMPSEIPDILSTIDIVADKLEENLDFDKLMSIAESAPSIDENQAFFAEDNIINNDNDYVTEDTDIRVVEDRIGEKHTIHDVQDIVKIGVAMDEAFCFYYKDNLDLLKELGAELVFFSPIHDTKLPDVSRLIFGGGYPELYVKELSENKFMRESILSAGKSGMPILAECGGFLYLQESLEDPEGKAYEMVGLFNGKGCKKDKLQHFGYVTMSAESDNPYLKQGEEIKAHEFHYYDTSCNGDVCTLKKLSGANWTGYQLINNSFGGFAHLYYPSNVDFIRCFLEK; from the coding sequence ATGAAAGATTTTAAAACCTTTCCCAGGTTTTTAATGTGCGCCACTTCAAGTGGAAGCGGGAAAACTCTTATAACTTGCGCTATGCTAAGAATCCTTATAAGAAGAGGATTTCTTCCTGCTGCCTATAAATGCGGCCCCGACTACATCGATCCAATGTTCCATAGTAAAGTCCTTGGAATTCCTTCAAGAAATCTTGATGTATTCCTCATGGGAAGTGACGGCGTCAAAAAAGCTCTGTCTCGCGGCTCTAATGACAGAAACATTGGAGTTATGGAAGGCGTAATGGGGTTTTATGATGGCATGAGCGCTACATCAGATGAAGGTTCATCCTATGATATCTGCAGGATCACAAAGACCCCTGCCATACTTGTTGTTAACTGTAAAGGTATGAGCAGGTCAATAGTTCCTCTTGTAAAGGGATTCTGCGATTATGATAAAGCAGGCACCATCGGCGGTATAATCCTTAACAATATATCCCCAATGGTAGCTGAAAGCATCAAAATAGAGATAGAAAAAGAAACTAAGGTTCCTGTTATAGGAATGCTTCCAAAGCTTAAAGACGTAAGCCTTGAAAGCAGACACCTTGGGCTTATTATGCCTTCTGAGATTCCGGATATTTTATCTACAATTGATATAGTCGCTGACAAGCTTGAAGAAAATTTGGATTTTGATAAGCTTATGAGTATTGCAGAATCAGCGCCTTCTATTGATGAAAATCAAGCTTTTTTTGCAGAAGATAACATTATAAATAATGATAATGATTATGTGACAGAAGATACTGATATTCGTGTTGTTGAGGATAGAATAGGCGAAAAACATACTATTCATGATGTACAAGATATAGTAAAAATCGGCGTTGCTATGGACGAAGCCTTTTGTTTCTACTATAAAGACAATCTGGATCTTCTCAAAGAATTGGGAGCAGAGCTGGTTTTCTTTTCCCCAATTCATGATACGAAACTTCCTGACGTATCAAGACTAATATTTGGAGGCGGATATCCCGAATTATATGTTAAGGAGCTTTCTGAGAATAAATTCATGAGAGAGTCAATCCTCTCAGCAGGAAAGTCCGGAATGCCTATCCTTGCAGAATGCGGAGGCTTCTTATATCTTCAGGAAAGTCTTGAAGATCCTGAAGGCAAAGCATATGAGATGGTAGGTCTCTTTAACGGCAAAGGGTGCAAAAAAGACAAGCTACAGCATTTTGGCTACGTAACTATGAGCGCAGAGTCAGATAATCCATATCTTAAACAAGGCGAAGAAATCAAAGCACACGAATTTCATTATTACGACACATCATGCAATGGCGATGTATGTACTTTAAAAAAGTTATCCGGCGCAAATTGGACAGGGTATCAGCTTATAAATAACAGTTTCGGCGGCTTTGCGCACTTATATTATCCTTCAAATGTTGATTTTATCAGATGCTTTCTAGAAAAATGA